The Virgibacillus phasianinus genome includes a window with the following:
- the thiD gene encoding bifunctional hydroxymethylpyrimidine kinase/phosphomethylpyrimidine kinase, translating to MKHSIPSVLTIAGTDPTGGAGIQADLKAFQEREVYGMSVVTSVIAQNTLGVQGVEHLPTQFIEQQMESVLTDISPDVIKTGMVASAGMMEVIAETIKRYSIRYVIDPVMIAKSGDHLMNADAKQTMIDQLIPLATVVTPNIPEAEVLLSESIHSLADAEDAARRIVHELGANAAVVKGGHHVEGDAIDVLYDGSAIHRFPTARIATKHTHGTGCTYSAVITAELAKGYSIYDSVHTAKKFITDAIRYSLQIGKGNGPTNHWGHRLQGIPEVNGRVLK from the coding sequence ATGAAACATTCTATTCCATCTGTACTGACCATTGCTGGTACCGATCCAACTGGAGGTGCTGGGATCCAGGCTGATTTAAAGGCATTTCAGGAACGGGAAGTTTACGGGATGAGCGTAGTGACATCAGTTATCGCGCAAAATACTTTAGGCGTTCAGGGTGTGGAGCATTTGCCCACACAGTTTATTGAACAACAAATGGAAAGCGTGCTGACAGACATTTCACCAGATGTTATCAAAACTGGGATGGTCGCTTCCGCAGGGATGATGGAAGTGATAGCCGAGACAATAAAGAGGTATTCTATCCGTTACGTGATTGATCCCGTAATGATTGCAAAAAGTGGTGACCATCTAATGAATGCAGACGCAAAGCAAACGATGATTGATCAATTGATCCCCCTTGCAACGGTTGTTACGCCAAATATTCCTGAAGCAGAGGTCTTGCTCTCAGAATCTATTCATTCATTGGCTGATGCGGAAGATGCTGCGAGACGTATTGTACATGAACTTGGGGCTAATGCGGCCGTTGTGAAGGGCGGACATCATGTTGAAGGGGATGCGATTGATGTTCTGTACGATGGATCAGCTATCCACAGGTTTCCAACTGCTCGAATTGCTACTAAACACACCCATGGAACTGGATGTACGTATTCCGCCGTGATTACCGCTGAATTGGCGAAGGGATATTCCATCTATGACTCGGTTCATACAGCTAAGAAGTTTATTACAGATGCTATTCGTTACAGCCTGCAAATTGGTAAGGGAAATGGTCCAACAAACCATTGGGGGCATCGCCTGCAAGGAATACCGGAAGTGAATGGGAGGGTTTTGAAATGA
- the thiE gene encoding thiamine phosphate synthase — protein MIDEKDLKLYFIMGSTNTKQEPGHVLQQAIDGGVTTFQYREKGPLAKTGDEKRKLGIELRNICLKNKVPFIVNDDLELAMKLHASGVHIGQEDGSLPAVRGILPAHMAIGVSVSTVEEALVAESQGADYLGVGPIYQTTTKADAREPIGLQRLQEIRLVTSIPIVAISGINKQNAKGIMHAGASGISVVSAISQAEDSQVAASELDACTKLNEFEIRG, from the coding sequence ATGATCGATGAAAAAGATCTTAAGTTATATTTTATCATGGGAAGCACGAATACTAAGCAGGAGCCGGGACATGTGTTGCAGCAGGCTATTGATGGAGGTGTTACCACTTTTCAATACAGAGAGAAGGGGCCATTGGCTAAAACAGGAGATGAAAAACGTAAGCTTGGCATTGAACTCAGAAATATTTGTCTGAAAAACAAAGTTCCCTTTATTGTAAATGATGATCTTGAACTAGCTATGAAACTTCATGCAAGTGGTGTTCACATTGGTCAGGAGGATGGATCCTTGCCAGCAGTGCGGGGAATACTTCCGGCGCATATGGCAATCGGGGTTTCTGTTTCAACTGTAGAGGAGGCTCTTGTAGCTGAATCGCAGGGGGCGGATTACCTTGGTGTTGGCCCAATTTATCAAACAACAACGAAAGCCGATGCGCGTGAACCGATCGGTCTTCAGCGCTTGCAGGAAATTAGGCTAGTTACATCCATTCCAATTGTGGCTATTAGCGGCATTAACAAACAGAATGCAAAGGGAATTATGCATGCAGGTGCAAGCGGTATATCCGTGGTATCGGCAATTAGTCAGGCGGAGGATAGTCAGGTAGCAGCGAGCGAATTGGATGCTTGTACAAAGTTAAACGAGTTTGAAATAAGGGGGTGA
- the tenA gene encoding thiaminase II translates to MTFTKTLREENQDVYEAIFNHSFVQGIGKGSVPNEALAHYIKADYEYLNAFMYIYGMAISKATTREDIAFFNNQIDFVLNSEIHPHNNFCEQIGVGYEELQGYPLPPTADHYVKHMMYHAHMGGLGEVIAALLPCPWTYLEIGQELMTSYQPAEDHPFYPWISFYADEQVANTTMEMRKVLDRLADEASPAEREKMKAAFRKSCQLELLFWEMAFTSEKWPVSDYVKVGY, encoded by the coding sequence ATGACATTTACTAAAACGTTACGTGAGGAAAACCAAGATGTGTATGAAGCTATTTTTAATCATTCTTTTGTACAGGGAATTGGAAAGGGCAGTGTCCCAAATGAGGCATTAGCCCATTATATCAAGGCCGATTATGAATACTTGAATGCATTTATGTACATTTATGGAATGGCCATCTCAAAGGCCACCACCCGCGAAGATATCGCCTTTTTTAATAATCAAATAGACTTTGTCTTGAACAGCGAAATTCATCCACACAATAACTTTTGTGAACAGATTGGTGTCGGATATGAGGAACTGCAAGGGTATCCACTGCCACCAACCGCTGATCATTATGTTAAACATATGATGTACCATGCACATATGGGAGGGCTTGGCGAAGTTATTGCGGCTCTCTTGCCATGCCCATGGACATATCTTGAAATTGGGCAGGAATTGATGACATCCTATCAGCCAGCAGAAGACCATCCATTTTATCCATGGATTTCATTCTATGCTGATGAACAGGTTGCTAATACAACCATGGAGATGCGTAAGGTATTAGATCGATTAGCTGATGAGGCTAGCCCTGCTGAGCGGGAAAAAATGAAGGCTGCATTCCGTAAAAGCTGTCAATTGGAACTATTATTCTGGGAAATGGCATTCACCAGTGAAAAATGGCCGGTTAGCGATTATGTGAAAGTTGGTTATTAA
- a CDS encoding GNAT family N-acetyltransferase, with the protein MELKRFESNRINEVITLFRETILTVNTKDYSKEQVEEWANNRHTVDEWVNRLDTSLTYIALINDKIVGFGNMTDEGLVDLLYVHKNHQAEGIGSMLVTQLEADAKRQNFNCITTEASITAKPFFLSKGYFVHQKQLKLIAGTRLTNYKMVKELGGIKMDSPIKNQINTIFVHVTDLAKSVEWYTKLLGQGYTGTEVSDPVYNLKINDHTGLTVDAGLKGEVKTIIPSPYPLFNFHTADINTSYEFVENTGFQIDSDIVEFDDFAFFTVKDPDNHIIMICTG; encoded by the coding sequence TTGGAATTAAAAAGGTTTGAAAGCAATAGGATTAATGAGGTCATCACATTATTCAGGGAAACGATTCTTACTGTAAATACAAAAGATTATTCCAAAGAGCAGGTCGAGGAATGGGCGAATAACAGGCACACTGTTGATGAATGGGTGAACCGTCTTGACACCAGCCTCACATATATTGCGTTAATCAATGATAAAATTGTGGGGTTTGGCAATATGACGGATGAGGGTTTGGTCGACTTGTTGTACGTTCATAAAAACCATCAAGCGGAAGGTATTGGATCAATGCTTGTTACCCAATTAGAAGCGGATGCGAAACGACAAAACTTCAATTGTATAACCACTGAGGCAAGTATTACAGCAAAACCTTTTTTCCTTTCCAAAGGTTACTTTGTTCACCAGAAACAATTAAAACTAATCGCAGGCACTCGGTTAACAAATTATAAAATGGTCAAAGAACTGGGAGGAATCAAAATGGATAGTCCAATTAAAAATCAGATTAATACGATATTTGTCCATGTTACTGATTTGGCGAAATCGGTAGAATGGTATACGAAACTGCTGGGGCAAGGTTATACGGGGACTGAGGTGTCCGATCCGGTTTACAATTTGAAAATTAACGACCATACAGGGTTAACGGTGGACGCTGGGCTAAAGGGCGAGGTAAAAACAATCATTCCATCCCCGTATCCATTATTTAATTTCCATACAGCTGATATAAATACTTCCTATGAATTTGTAGAAAACACAGGATTTCAAATTGATTCGGATATTGTAGAGTTTGATGATTTTGCTTTTTTTACGGTGAAGGATCCTGACAATCATATTATTATGATTTGCACAGGATAA
- the thiW gene encoding energy coupling factor transporter S component ThiW: MYRTRLLTAMAVFIAIAVMGSQLLWFPAGIAKAYPVQHAVNVMAAITLGPGPAVIIAFMTGLIRNMLGLGTLLAFPGGMIGAFLAGVLYKVFKRKILAVAGEVVGTGIIGSLFSVPYANLLMGSSLGAFAFLPSFLVSSISGAIIGYLVVIRVKQTSPLQKI, translated from the coding sequence TTGTATCGCACAAGACTTTTGACGGCAATGGCAGTATTTATTGCAATCGCTGTAATGGGATCACAATTATTGTGGTTCCCGGCAGGAATCGCGAAAGCGTACCCTGTTCAGCATGCAGTCAATGTGATGGCTGCAATTACACTGGGGCCAGGACCAGCAGTTATTATTGCATTCATGACAGGATTGATTCGAAACATGCTAGGGCTTGGGACGTTACTCGCTTTTCCGGGCGGTATGATAGGTGCATTTTTGGCAGGGGTATTGTATAAGGTTTTCAAACGGAAAATACTTGCTGTTGCAGGAGAGGTAGTCGGAACAGGAATTATTGGTTCCTTGTTTTCGGTGCCATATGCGAACTTGTTAATGGGCAGCTCGCTTGGGGCGTTTGCTTTTCTGCCATCATTTTTAGTGAGCAGTATTTCAGGAGCGATTATTGGTTATCTAGTCGTTATTCGAGTAAAACAGACAAGTCCATTACAAAAAATCTAA
- a CDS encoding GNAT family N-acetyltransferase, with protein MDKQQLTAVKTLQDICEKEEGIQLKLNWEMLKARSENKQLDYFHYENEVLVGFLAIYGFGNEYEICGMVHPSFRGRGVFTELFDKAVAVIPANATKILINAPAKSESAKKWLDTKAPDYSFSEYQMKWESTKLDLPKERVQLRRATSVDTETRIQLDVACFGFDEAGAREFNSTNNGNERKTFYIIEVNRESIGKIGLMRDENESYIYGFAVFPKFQGKGYGKNALIQMVLAEQESDGIILLEVAAENRHALKLYEDCGFRSYEVQDYYRYNGLGK; from the coding sequence TTGGATAAACAACAATTAACAGCTGTTAAAACACTGCAGGATATATGTGAAAAAGAAGAAGGGATTCAACTTAAACTAAATTGGGAGATGTTGAAAGCAAGAAGTGAAAACAAACAGTTGGACTATTTTCATTATGAAAATGAGGTGCTGGTAGGGTTCTTAGCAATCTATGGATTTGGGAATGAATATGAAATCTGTGGAATGGTACATCCTAGTTTTCGGGGGCGAGGGGTTTTTACCGAGTTATTTGATAAGGCAGTCGCCGTCATTCCGGCTAATGCTACGAAAATATTAATAAATGCTCCGGCTAAATCTGAATCAGCAAAAAAGTGGTTAGACACCAAAGCACCTGACTACTCCTTTTCGGAATATCAAATGAAATGGGAATCAACTAAACTAGACTTACCCAAAGAACGCGTTCAATTGAGGCGGGCAACATCAGTTGATACGGAAACCAGGATCCAACTGGATGTAGCGTGCTTTGGGTTTGATGAAGCAGGAGCACGGGAGTTTAATAGCACCAATAACGGGAATGAAAGGAAAACTTTCTATATTATCGAGGTGAATCGTGAATCAATTGGCAAGATAGGCTTAATGCGAGATGAAAATGAAAGCTATATCTATGGTTTTGCAGTATTTCCGAAGTTCCAAGGAAAAGGATATGGCAAGAACGCCTTAATCCAAATGGTCCTCGCTGAACAAGAGTCAGACGGAATAATTCTTTTGGAGGTTGCGGCTGAAAATAGGCATGCCTTAAAATTATATGAGGACTGTGGGTTTCGCTCGTATGAAGTTCAAGACTATTATCGATATAATGGTCTAGGAAAATAG
- a CDS encoding amidohydrolase: MREQLMKMLEDRKDEMIEIRRYLHENPELSFKEENTAQYIANFYLGKDVEIERNVGNGYGIIVTIKGGKPGKTIGLRADFDALPITEETDVAFKSKNDGVMHACGHDAHTAYLLVLADCLIQLKDSIPGTIKIIHQHAEETPPGGAKSIVESGALDDVDNVFGIHIFPTNPVGDVGYRAGHAMAGRTYFKLSIQGVGGHGSSPHMANDAIVAGSYFVTAVQTVVSRRLDPFEVGVVTIGSFDGKGTFNVIKDRIELEGDVRYMNDQTQQVIDKEIHRLVAGIEAEFGVECELTYTADYPPLYNDPELTENVKTSLENMHDPDIKQVIEFPKFSGSEDFAYYAEKIPSTFFFIGCKPKGGDEVYFNHHPKFDIDEGALLVSAKAVGQVVCSYYEKGDR; encoded by the coding sequence ATGCGAGAGCAATTAATGAAAATGCTGGAAGACCGGAAAGATGAAATGATTGAAATCCGCCGTTATTTACATGAAAATCCTGAACTATCGTTTAAGGAAGAAAATACCGCACAGTATATCGCTAATTTTTATCTGGGCAAAGATGTAGAAATAGAGCGGAACGTTGGGAATGGGTATGGAATCATTGTGACGATAAAAGGCGGTAAACCTGGTAAGACGATTGGACTCCGTGCTGATTTCGATGCGCTGCCTATCACTGAGGAGACAGATGTTGCATTTAAATCAAAAAATGATGGTGTCATGCATGCATGTGGGCATGATGCACATACAGCTTACCTATTGGTGCTTGCTGATTGCCTTATTCAGCTCAAAGATTCTATTCCTGGTACAATCAAAATCATTCATCAACATGCTGAGGAAACGCCCCCTGGTGGAGCAAAAAGCATAGTGGAATCTGGTGCACTTGATGACGTGGATAACGTTTTTGGGATTCATATTTTCCCGACAAATCCGGTTGGGGACGTTGGATACCGGGCTGGTCATGCGATGGCAGGCAGAACGTATTTTAAGCTATCGATTCAAGGTGTGGGTGGACACGGATCTTCTCCACATATGGCTAATGATGCTATTGTCGCCGGATCCTATTTTGTTACAGCGGTTCAGACCGTTGTTAGCCGCCGTTTAGACCCTTTTGAGGTTGGGGTAGTCACTATAGGCTCATTTGATGGGAAAGGAACCTTTAATGTGATCAAAGACCGGATTGAGCTGGAAGGGGATGTCCGATATATGAATGACCAGACGCAGCAGGTGATTGACAAAGAGATTCATCGACTCGTTGCTGGTATCGAGGCGGAATTTGGTGTGGAATGTGAATTAACGTACACCGCTGATTATCCTCCACTTTATAATGACCCGGAACTAACGGAAAATGTTAAAACGAGTCTTGAAAATATGCATGATCCAGACATTAAACAAGTTATTGAGTTTCCGAAATTCTCAGGTTCAGAGGACTTTGCCTACTATGCGGAAAAGATTCCAAGCACCTTCTTTTTCATCGGTTGTAAACCAAAAGGCGGGGATGAAGTCTATTTCAATCATCATCCGAAGTTTGACATTGATGAAGGCGCACTTCTGGTTTCAGCAAAAGCAGTTGGACAAGTAGTGTGCAGCTATTATGAAAAAGGGGATCGGTAG
- a CDS encoding LysM peptidoglycan-binding domain-containing protein encodes MEIHVVQRGETLWRIAQNYGSDINQIILLNQLDSPDTLVVGQSLVIPNPNQEYVVRPGDTLWEIAQMYGVSVNELARANNITNSSLIFVGQLLEMPYSVHVVQVGEFLWGIAQQYGVPVNQIIEANNITNSSYIYPGQRLRIPNVNKPVIEVNAYVTQTNEQARREVLALGSNFTYLSPFMYSVRADGTITEMQEEQLLEAAQETNVAPLLVLTNFTESEFNSDLAATILRNPDLQETLITNILEKIREKGYTGLNIDFEYVYPEDRENYNAFLRRLVARLHPEGLTVSTALAPKISAEQSGLLYEAHDYAAHGEIVDFVILMTYEWGWAGGRPWAIAPINEVREVLDFAVTVIPRNKILMGVPLYGRNWEIPWQEGTIAQTISPKAAVQLAAKYNVSIQYNTTYQAPFFRYTDESGQRHEVWFEDARSMQAKYDTVKDYNLRGISYWVLGNPFPENWAVLRDNFIVKKL; translated from the coding sequence ATGGAAATACATGTAGTGCAGCGTGGGGAAACGCTGTGGAGAATAGCACAGAATTATGGGAGTGATATAAATCAGATAATATTGCTCAACCAGCTTGATAGTCCAGATACACTAGTTGTCGGGCAGTCACTCGTAATCCCAAATCCAAACCAGGAGTATGTTGTTAGACCAGGTGACACTTTATGGGAAATTGCGCAAATGTATGGTGTATCGGTTAATGAGCTTGCTCGCGCGAATAATATTACGAATTCCTCCCTGATTTTTGTTGGGCAATTGCTCGAGATGCCATATTCAGTTCACGTGGTCCAGGTCGGGGAGTTTTTGTGGGGAATCGCTCAACAATATGGTGTGCCTGTCAATCAAATTATCGAAGCGAATAATATTACAAATTCATCTTATATCTATCCTGGGCAACGCTTGAGAATTCCAAATGTAAATAAACCTGTAATAGAGGTTAATGCTTATGTTACACAAACAAATGAACAAGCAAGAAGGGAAGTATTAGCGTTAGGCAGCAATTTTACGTACCTTTCCCCGTTTATGTATAGTGTTCGTGCGGACGGTACAATTACCGAAATGCAGGAAGAACAACTGTTGGAAGCAGCACAAGAGACCAATGTTGCACCACTTCTTGTACTCACAAATTTTACAGAAAGTGAATTTAACTCGGATCTGGCAGCTACCATACTTAGAAACCCTGATCTGCAGGAAACCCTAATAACAAATATTTTGGAAAAAATCCGGGAAAAGGGCTATACAGGATTAAATATTGATTTTGAATATGTTTATCCTGAGGACCGGGAAAATTATAATGCTTTCTTACGACGGCTTGTCGCTCGTTTGCACCCAGAGGGATTAACCGTTTCGACTGCCTTGGCGCCAAAAATCAGTGCAGAACAATCCGGATTGCTTTATGAGGCACATGATTATGCTGCCCATGGTGAAATTGTCGATTTTGTCATTCTTATGACCTATGAGTGGGGCTGGGCAGGCGGTAGACCTTGGGCAATTGCACCAATTAATGAAGTGCGTGAAGTATTGGACTTTGCCGTCACCGTTATTCCCCGTAACAAAATTCTGATGGGCGTGCCTTTGTATGGACGTAATTGGGAAATTCCATGGCAGGAAGGAACCATTGCCCAAACCATTAGTCCAAAAGCAGCAGTCCAACTGGCCGCCAAATATAACGTCTCTATCCAGTACAATACCACCTATCAGGCGCCATTCTTCCGTTATACAGATGAAAGCGGCCAGCGGCATGAAGTCTGGTTTGAAGATGCCAGGAGCATGCAGGCTAAATATGATACTGTTAAAGACTATAATCTAAGAGGCATAAGTTATTGGGTGTTAGGTAATCCGTTCCCGGAAAACTGGGCCGTTCTTCGGGATAACTTTATTGTTAAAAAACTGTAG
- a CDS encoding type II toxin-antitoxin system PemK/MazF family toxin: MTTYKARQGDIIQLDFNPQKGFEQKGKRPAIVVSNNFFNKLSSLAIVCPISNVSSNFPLNVNLNNQTRTTGSILCQHVKSLDLTARNAEFTEPLPKKLLQEVLNIIHSEF; encoded by the coding sequence ATGACGACGTATAAGGCCAGACAAGGAGATATTATTCAACTTGACTTTAATCCGCAAAAGGGTTTTGAGCAAAAGGGAAAAAGACCAGCAATTGTAGTAAGCAATAACTTTTTTAATAAACTTAGCAGTCTGGCCATCGTTTGTCCAATTTCTAATGTCTCCTCAAACTTCCCGCTAAATGTGAACCTCAATAACCAAACTAGAACAACAGGATCCATTCTTTGCCAACATGTCAAATCACTCGACCTTACTGCAAGGAATGCAGAATTTACGGAGCCACTGCCAAAGAAATTATTGCAAGAGGTACTTAATATTATTCATAGTGAGTTTTAA
- the thiM gene encoding hydroxyethylthiazole kinase, whose product MNYLAEIKKQKPLIHNITNIVVANFSANGLLALGASPAMANAPEEAAEMAAHADALVLNIGTCTQDQLEAMILAGKAANQKNVPVILDPVAIGATAFRASVVQQILDKIDVAVIRGNTGEIAVLGEMAVEIKGADSLVGEISPHVAINVAKKYGAIVIATGETDTITDGESFTQCKNSVPMLSSITGAGCLLTAVVGAFVSVGTDFYNASVKAVCSYGVAAELAYGTASSPGSFLAAFLDEIYALTDEKVKSKAIIRELTLKGE is encoded by the coding sequence ATGAATTATCTTGCAGAAATAAAGAAACAAAAGCCGTTGATTCACAACATTACGAATATTGTTGTTGCCAATTTTTCAGCCAATGGGTTATTGGCACTTGGGGCGTCACCTGCAATGGCAAATGCGCCTGAAGAGGCTGCAGAGATGGCTGCCCATGCGGATGCATTGGTATTAAACATAGGAACGTGCACACAAGATCAACTGGAGGCGATGATACTAGCCGGAAAAGCCGCAAACCAAAAGAACGTTCCAGTTATTTTAGATCCTGTAGCAATTGGGGCAACAGCTTTTCGCGCGAGTGTTGTACAACAAATTCTGGACAAAATTGATGTGGCTGTCATCCGTGGTAATACCGGTGAGATTGCCGTACTTGGGGAAATGGCGGTCGAGATAAAAGGTGCTGATTCGCTAGTTGGTGAGATTAGTCCACATGTAGCCATAAATGTTGCCAAAAAGTATGGTGCCATTGTAATTGCGACAGGGGAAACAGATACCATTACTGATGGGGAAAGCTTTACCCAATGCAAGAATAGTGTCCCCATGTTGTCATCTATTACCGGAGCCGGGTGTTTATTAACAGCAGTCGTCGGGGCATTCGTGAGTGTCGGAACAGATTTTTATAATGCATCAGTCAAGGCAGTTTGCAGCTATGGCGTCGCAGCTGAACTAGCATATGGAACTGCCTCTAGTCCCGGAAGTTTTCTTGCGGCATTTCTTGATGAAATCTATGCCTTAACAGACGAAAAGGTAAAATCAAAAGCAATTATTCGTGAACTTACTTTAAAAGGAGAATAA
- a CDS encoding NUDIX domain-containing protein, whose translation MKRVDVAYSLIYDEIKSKVLVVKNNKNNNWSLPGGGVEEGETLAAAAVREAKEETGLTVEVGEIVSVNEAFMEKDDHHALFITFMATVVGGELAIQDTDDQVGISEVKWIDLDSASELLPYHENGLRVLLESSIPYSFQGVYN comes from the coding sequence ATGAAACGAGTGGATGTCGCGTATTCATTAATTTATGACGAGATCAAAAGCAAGGTATTAGTGGTCAAAAACAACAAAAACAATAACTGGTCTCTGCCCGGTGGAGGCGTTGAAGAAGGTGAAACATTGGCCGCAGCAGCTGTACGGGAGGCAAAAGAAGAAACGGGATTAACGGTTGAAGTTGGTGAAATTGTTTCTGTCAACGAAGCTTTTATGGAGAAGGATGATCACCATGCTTTGTTTATTACCTTTATGGCTACTGTCGTTGGCGGGGAACTTGCTATACAGGATACAGATGATCAAGTTGGCATCTCGGAGGTAAAGTGGATTGACCTGGACAGCGCGTCCGAATTACTGCCATACCACGAAAATGGACTGCGGGTTTTACTGGAATCCTCCATTCCGTACAGCTTTCAAGGCGTGTACAATTGA
- a CDS encoding AbrB/MazE/SpoVT family DNA-binding domain-containing protein codes for MSLSAKLTSKGQITIPIEIRRALGVETGDQISFTINEHGIVMDKLNRPLTIQERFADYDLKKLNKCLKESMKEFDSGDDVGGEDI; via the coding sequence ATGTCATTAAGTGCCAAACTAACCAGCAAAGGACAAATTACAATACCGATTGAAATTAGACGTGCTCTTGGAGTGGAAACAGGTGATCAAATCTCCTTTACGATTAATGAACACGGAATAGTGATGGACAAATTAAATCGGCCATTAACGATTCAAGAGAGATTCGCGGACTATGATCTTAAGAAATTAAATAAATGCTTGAAGGAATCTATGAAGGAATTTGATTCTGGTGACGATGTAGGGGGGGAAGATATATGA
- a CDS encoding sugar O-acetyltransferase: MKTEKQKMVAGDMYDPFVPELIEGRNQARKLTRQFNQSLETEDIKRTEILKELLGSCEDSIFIEPNFRCDYGYNIHVGENFYANFDCVILDACKVKIGKNCAIAPGVHIYTATHPIDPVERVSGIEYGKPVTIGDNVWIGGRSVINPGVTIGDNVVVASGSIVTKDIPDNVVVAGNPARIIKPVE; encoded by the coding sequence ATGAAAACTGAAAAGCAAAAAATGGTAGCCGGGGATATGTATGACCCATTTGTACCGGAACTAATAGAGGGGCGTAACCAGGCGCGAAAGTTAACCCGACAGTTTAATCAATCGCTGGAAACAGAGGATATAAAACGAACGGAAATTTTAAAGGAACTTTTGGGTTCGTGTGAAGACAGTATATTTATTGAACCAAACTTTCGTTGTGATTACGGCTATAACATCCATGTTGGTGAAAACTTTTATGCCAACTTTGATTGTGTCATTCTGGATGCATGCAAAGTGAAGATTGGAAAGAACTGTGCCATTGCACCTGGTGTACATATATACACGGCTACACATCCAATTGACCCCGTGGAAAGAGTAAGTGGCATCGAATATGGAAAGCCCGTTACAATTGGCGACAATGTATGGATTGGCGGGAGATCCGTTATAAATCCAGGTGTAACGATAGGGGATAATGTTGTTGTTGCATCGGGATCGATTGTTACAAAAGATATACCGGATAATGTTGTGGTAGCGGGCAATCCTGCAAGAATAATCAAGCCGGTTGAATAA
- a CDS encoding GNAT family N-acetyltransferase — protein sequence MRLVRPTLEWEKEHQDYVAEWGPSRMVPSSFSLAEHNGYQDYLTALATREKGNGHWLPSSNYFLVNEENRILAMVDIRHDLNEFLLNVGGHIGYGVRPTERKKGYATRILAEALKKCKELNMDRVLVTCDEENIGSAKVILNNGGVEDTSFTEENDNVKRRFWIENK from the coding sequence ATGAGGTTGGTAAGACCAACGCTTGAATGGGAGAAGGAACATCAGGACTATGTAGCGGAATGGGGACCATCCAGAATGGTGCCAAGCAGCTTTAGTTTAGCTGAACATAATGGGTATCAAGATTATTTAACAGCTCTAGCAACTCGGGAAAAAGGAAATGGTCATTGGCTGCCAAGCTCTAATTATTTTTTGGTCAACGAGGAAAATCGTATTTTAGCAATGGTTGATATCCGCCATGATTTAAATGAGTTTTTACTGAATGTTGGTGGCCACATTGGATACGGCGTCCGTCCGACTGAACGGAAAAAGGGTTACGCAACCCGTATTTTAGCGGAAGCTTTAAAGAAATGTAAGGAATTGAATATGGATCGTGTTCTAGTCACTTGTGACGAAGAAAATATAGGTTCAGCAAAAGTTATTCTGAATAATGGCGGGGTTGAGGATACAAGTTTTACCGAAGAGAATGATAATGTGAAACGGCGGTTTTGGATAGAAAATAAATAA